Proteins from one Procambarus clarkii isolate CNS0578487 chromosome 72, FALCON_Pclarkii_2.0, whole genome shotgun sequence genomic window:
- the LOC138356491 gene encoding uncharacterized protein, which translates to MDLPSTSNDRSSDFDSMLYIPDVPKITTDNNNEFHRRIAVMTREHLEREYQKARAAMIQRNEYLKRLLNVEEPNSIKVTNKKQKKDNIQDVSHINSKQRPAAPQSDGNLLLFS; encoded by the exons atggatctacctagtacatcaaatg atagatcatcggattttgacagtatgctgtacataccagatgttccaaaaataactacagacaacaataatg aatttcaccggagaatagcagtgatgactagagaacatcttgaacgtgagtaccagaaagcacgtgctgcaatgatacaaagaaatgagtacttgaagagactcttaaacgtggaggaaccaaactcaataaaggtgacaaacaagaaacagaaaaaagataacatacaggatgtatcacacattaattcaaaacaaagaccagctgcaccccaatctgatggtaatcttctattattttcttaa
- the LOC138356490 gene encoding uncharacterized protein isoform X2 yields MCVEAILFEEVISTGSSSSSYKTSPNMDLPSTSNGLQGKFLRRCTNCKQCVHVRSNVCKFCQCDFRNSRELMKKEEEARFLLKGKKALERNTASRVLRRIENQHAQGSLMQINLH; encoded by the exons atgtgtgttgaagctattctctttgaagaagtcatctcgacaggatcttccagctccagctataaaacttcaccaaacatggatctacctagtacatcaaatg gtcttcagggaaaattcttgaggagatgcacaaactgcaaacaatgtgtgcatgtccgaagcaatgtttgcaagttctgccagtgtgacttccgaaacagtagagaattaatgaagaaagaagaggaagcccgttttctacttaaaggcaagaaggctttagaacgaaatacagcaagccgggttctacgaaggattgaaaatcag cacgcacaaggaagcttgatgcagataaacttacattag
- the LOC138356490 gene encoding uncharacterized protein isoform X1 produces MCVEAILFEEVISTGSSSSSYKTSPNMDLPSTSNGLQGKFLRRCTNCKQCVHVRSNVCKFCQCDFRNSRELMKKEEEARFLLKGKKALERNTASRVLRRIENQLTYLRGCGYESIVIYYKKGPARVTWYPTKQRNTRRGQEDLHH; encoded by the exons atgtgtgttgaagctattctctttgaagaagtcatctcgacaggatcttccagctccagctataaaacttcaccaaacatggatctacctagtacatcaaatg gtcttcagggaaaattcttgaggagatgcacaaactgcaaacaatgtgtgcatgtccgaagcaatgtttgcaagttctgccagtgtgacttccgaaacagtagagaattaatgaagaaagaagaggaagcccgttttctacttaaaggcaagaaggctttagaacgaaatacagcaagccgggttctacgaaggattgaaaatcag cTAACATATCTGCGTGGCTGTGGGTATGAATCAATCGTTATCTATTACAAGAAAGGACCAGCACGGGTGACATGGTATCCTACCAAACAACGTAATAcaagaagaggacaagaagatcttcaccactaa
- the LOC138356401 gene encoding uncharacterized protein: MQHFLMPFHHRLYWKNGFYEPLDPTQTVCPEGNIFHWKPVVPAQPPNSCPNCTDCKFKISSSSNLCIFITIMGRYDLYTPIYTCHCGYEHQQLGKTMHKSGFYSSLGKSSTFYSTSLLESWHHIKRNCPGTSFRALVTALESFGASRGRIGPINYITSKRVFFEWRFQQYELRKIRGEADNECPACDKTPLAVHIDGNKKLYRYNKVGRGIRNPYYSDSIFSKDEDVQAHVGTIQSLKTKKEQKNSQRVQSFGTIEKLMDWLVH, encoded by the exons atgcaacattttctcatgcctttccaccacagattatattggaaaaatggcttttatgagccattagacccgacacaaactgtgtgccctgaaggaaatatctttcactgga aacctgttgtaccagcccaaccaccaaattcttgccccaactgcacagattgcaagtttaaaatttcaagctccagcaatctctgcatcttcatcactataatgg gaaggtatgacctctatactccaatctatacatgccactgtggatatgagcatcaacaactaggcaagaccatgcacaagtctggtttctattcatcattaggaaagagcagcacattctacagcaccagtctgcttgaatcatggcaccatataaaaagaaattgtcctggaacatcatttcgggcattagtcactgcactggaatcctttggtgcttctcgtgggcgt attggacccattaattatataacttcgaagagagtgttcttcgaatggcgattccagcaatatgagctgagaaaaattagaggagaagctgacaatgagtgtcctgcttgtgataaaacccctttagcagtacatattgatggcaacaagaagctgtatcgttacaacaaagttgggag aggtatcagaaacccctattattctgatagtatcttcagcaaagatgaagatgttcaagctcatgttggcactattcagagcttgaaaactaag aaagaacagaagaactcacagagggtgcagtcttttggaaccatcgaaaaattgatggactggctcgtgcattag